One segment of Anatilimnocola aggregata DNA contains the following:
- a CDS encoding c-type cytochrome domain-containing protein produces the protein MFARHKPNLLATCGYFFCFLLVSATAQGEDMVDFVRDVQPILNEHCWKCHGEQQAAGGLRLDQRELAERGGGSGKNSLELPISRNELMRRIRSTKDGVRMPLEGPPLAADQIETLTHWIEQGATWPAHEVEAAKSFGPPPSSVDIWIKRWEAVAAPQYRPVYWSTIGLLVLVLAIERTKDFVRKMKKRATESDAGSTTARPLLPQLAGVSRMWYLVGLMGLALWITNLYWSSEVTRLNASLLSSSRGSSSTLGSGTTTKSHLHDPLRPQHPPRLGGAYYRGNDERGAELFNGGNYRTATFNVHLADADGNKLGWDDAIPERIFIRFEIIRAPHSSPTLFSPDIMAQIGISPVQPEQVETAAEIPLVRLTTVETGERWSALYPLDHIPDQGRLAGKLYVYRNTNGQGAQTLSEPSYLIGYELSATEGLVSRESQIWMASVYNVHSVQWPEPGRIQPNEWFDYRPIPEIQK, from the coding sequence GTGTTTGCGCGTCATAAACCGAACCTGCTAGCCACCTGCGGCTATTTTTTCTGTTTCCTGCTGGTGAGTGCCACTGCGCAGGGCGAAGACATGGTCGATTTTGTTCGCGACGTGCAACCGATCCTGAACGAGCACTGCTGGAAGTGTCACGGCGAACAGCAGGCGGCCGGCGGCTTGCGGCTCGATCAAAGGGAACTCGCCGAACGAGGTGGAGGTTCTGGTAAGAACTCGCTCGAACTGCCGATTTCGCGCAACGAACTAATGCGCCGCATCCGGTCGACGAAAGATGGCGTGCGCATGCCCCTGGAAGGACCGCCACTGGCTGCTGACCAAATTGAAACCCTCACGCACTGGATCGAACAAGGAGCGACCTGGCCCGCTCACGAGGTGGAAGCGGCCAAGAGTTTTGGCCCACCACCATCGTCCGTCGACATTTGGATTAAGCGCTGGGAAGCGGTTGCCGCGCCACAGTACCGTCCCGTTTATTGGTCAACCATCGGCCTGCTCGTGCTGGTGCTTGCAATCGAGCGGACCAAGGATTTTGTTCGCAAGATGAAGAAGCGTGCGACGGAGAGCGACGCAGGAAGCACCACGGCGCGACCTCTGCTCCCTCAACTCGCCGGCGTTTCGCGAATGTGGTACCTCGTGGGACTCATGGGTCTCGCACTCTGGATCACGAACTTGTACTGGAGCAGCGAGGTGACGCGGCTGAATGCCAGTCTGCTCAGTTCCTCGCGCGGCAGCAGCTCGACGCTCGGCAGTGGCACTACCACTAAAAGCCATTTGCACGATCCGCTGCGGCCACAGCATCCACCGCGCTTGGGCGGTGCCTATTATCGCGGGAATGACGAACGAGGCGCGGAGTTGTTCAACGGCGGTAACTATCGAACCGCGACGTTTAACGTCCATCTGGCCGACGCCGACGGAAACAAATTGGGCTGGGATGATGCGATTCCCGAGCGGATCTTCATTCGCTTCGAGATCATTCGTGCTCCACACTCTTCGCCCACGCTGTTCAGCCCCGATATTATGGCCCAGATCGGGATTTCGCCCGTACAGCCCGAACAAGTGGAAACGGCCGCAGAGATTCCGCTGGTCCGGCTAACGACCGTCGAAACAGGGGAACGCTGGAGCGCGCTTTATCCGCTCGATCACATTCCCGATCAAGGGCGACTCGCCGGTAAGTTGTATGTCTATCGCAACACCAATGGCCAAGGCGCGCAGACCCTGTCTGAACCTTCCTACTTGATTGGCTACGAGCTTTCGGCCACCGAAGGACTCGTCTCGCGCGAGTCGCAAATCTGGATGGCCTCGGTCTACAATGTCCACTCGGTTCAGTGGCCAGAACCTGGGCGCATTCAGCCCAACGAATGGTTCGACTACCGGCCCATTCCAGAGATCCAGAAGTAG
- a CDS encoding DUF1501 domain-containing protein: protein MPALSPSCPELTLQQLSARRHWLTTAGYGVGLAALATLLRTSTQAAEKHVAVGGQPTHHPPRAKRVIFLCQSGGPSQLDLFDPKPGLRARHGEELPASIRQGQRLTTMTSQQGSWPIAASPFAFARHGKCGMEFSELLPHTAKLADDICLIRTAQTEAINHDPGLTLLQTGSQQPGRPSFGSWLSYGLGTDNENLPAFVVMISGGEPGDQPLYGRLWGSAFLPSQHQGVRLRGEGDLIPYLSSPPGVDVATRRRTLDTLAAMNRLAQTQHGDLETLARVQQYELSAGMQAAVPELADFSQEKPETLAAYGPDVQRPGSYARNCLLARRLVERGVRFVQLYHRDWDHHTKVEAGLKKQTAATDQPSAALVQDLKQRGLLDDTLVIWGGEFGRAAYSQGALDSPTYGRDHHPRCFSLWLAGGGTRPGYVHGRTDDFSYNVIDQPVRIHDLHATLLHLLGIDHLQLTHRSQGHDFRLTDVAGNVVRELLA, encoded by the coding sequence ATGCCAGCACTTTCGCCAAGTTGCCCCGAGCTAACGCTGCAGCAACTGAGCGCGCGACGGCATTGGCTGACGACCGCCGGCTATGGCGTGGGGCTTGCCGCGTTGGCGACGTTGCTGCGAACCTCCACGCAAGCAGCAGAAAAACACGTTGCAGTTGGCGGGCAGCCGACGCATCATCCGCCGCGCGCCAAGCGAGTCATCTTTTTGTGCCAGTCGGGCGGACCTTCGCAACTCGATCTGTTCGACCCCAAGCCGGGGCTGCGGGCTCGTCATGGCGAAGAGTTGCCGGCATCGATTCGACAAGGTCAACGCCTGACGACCATGACCTCGCAGCAAGGAAGCTGGCCAATTGCTGCTTCGCCGTTTGCGTTTGCCAGGCATGGCAAGTGTGGAATGGAGTTCAGCGAACTGCTGCCGCACACCGCCAAACTGGCCGACGACATTTGCTTGATCCGCACGGCCCAGACCGAAGCCATCAATCACGACCCGGGACTCACGCTGCTGCAAACGGGCAGCCAGCAGCCAGGCCGCCCCAGTTTTGGATCCTGGCTCAGCTATGGCTTGGGGACCGACAACGAAAACCTGCCAGCATTCGTGGTGATGATCTCTGGTGGTGAACCAGGCGATCAGCCTCTCTATGGCCGCCTGTGGGGTTCGGCCTTTCTGCCGTCGCAGCATCAGGGAGTGCGTCTGCGCGGTGAAGGCGATTTGATTCCTTATTTATCCAGCCCGCCGGGAGTCGATGTCGCCACTCGTCGCCGCACGCTTGATACGCTCGCAGCGATGAATCGCCTGGCGCAAACGCAACATGGCGACCTAGAAACACTGGCGCGCGTGCAGCAGTACGAGCTATCTGCCGGCATGCAGGCGGCTGTGCCGGAGCTGGCCGATTTTTCGCAGGAGAAGCCGGAAACACTGGCCGCTTATGGTCCCGATGTGCAACGCCCCGGTTCGTATGCGCGCAACTGCTTGCTAGCGCGGCGACTGGTCGAGCGCGGCGTCCGGTTCGTGCAGTTGTATCACCGCGACTGGGACCACCACACGAAGGTCGAAGCCGGATTGAAAAAACAGACTGCCGCCACCGATCAGCCGTCGGCAGCACTCGTGCAAGATCTCAAGCAGCGTGGCTTACTCGACGATACGCTCGTGATCTGGGGTGGAGAGTTCGGCCGGGCTGCCTATAGCCAGGGCGCGCTCGATTCGCCCACTTATGGTCGCGATCATCATCCCCGCTGCTTCAGCCTGTGGTTGGCCGGAGGAGGGACTCGCCCCGGCTATGTTCACGGTCGCACAGACGACTTCTCTTATAATGTCATCGATCAACCGGTGCGTATTCACGACCTGCATGCAACCCTGCTGCATCTGCTGGGGATCGACCATCTGCAGCTGACCCATCGCTCGCAAGGACACGACTTCCGCCTGACCGACGTTGCTGGCAACGTCGTCCGCGAGCTCCTGGCCTAG
- a CDS encoding helix-turn-helix transcriptional regulator, translating to MKLLGMLQGGQAYNAQALAELCGVTRRTIFRDLEALRDADVPLQYDEQRGSYQIPGHFFLPPTQFTTEEAFAMLVLSRQMGDRRSIPFYAAAQSAADKLANTLPQRFVAYLRSVTSAVRIRLDATNSLVGQERIYEQLLAAISSRCCVRMRYESLHEQRQIQTKLHPYRLLFHQHSWYVIGRSSVHREVRTFNVSRIRKIQILEEPLRMPKNFRIESHLRNAWRLNPEPGPDRNVKIRFSPKVARNVEEVQWHKTQQTQRLEDGALDFTVTVSGLQEISWWILGYADEAEVIEPLELREIIRQRAERLLAVYKRPT from the coding sequence GTGAAACTGCTCGGAATGCTGCAAGGGGGACAAGCCTACAACGCACAAGCCCTCGCCGAGCTGTGCGGAGTAACACGGCGAACGATCTTCCGCGATCTGGAGGCGCTTCGCGATGCCGATGTCCCGCTGCAATACGACGAGCAGCGGGGCAGTTATCAAATCCCTGGTCACTTCTTTCTACCGCCGACGCAGTTCACCACCGAGGAAGCGTTTGCGATGCTGGTCCTCAGCCGGCAAATGGGTGACCGGCGCTCGATTCCCTTCTATGCCGCCGCTCAATCCGCGGCCGATAAGCTGGCCAACACGCTGCCGCAGCGTTTTGTCGCTTATCTGCGCAGCGTGACGAGCGCCGTTCGGATTCGGCTTGATGCGACGAATTCGCTCGTCGGGCAGGAACGGATCTACGAGCAACTGCTGGCCGCCATTTCGTCGCGCTGCTGCGTGCGCATGCGCTACGAAAGCCTGCACGAGCAGCGGCAGATTCAAACAAAGCTGCATCCCTATCGCCTGCTGTTTCACCAACACAGTTGGTACGTCATTGGCCGTTCGTCGGTCCATCGCGAAGTGCGCACGTTCAACGTCAGCCGCATTCGTAAGATTCAAATCCTCGAAGAACCGCTGCGGATGCCCAAGAACTTCCGCATCGAGAGTCACCTGCGCAATGCCTGGCGTTTGAATCCCGAACCGGGCCCCGATCGAAACGTGAAGATTCGCTTCTCGCCGAAAGTCGCGCGTAACGTCGAAGAAGTCCAGTGGCATAAGACGCAGCAGACGCAACGTCTGGAAGACGGCGCGCTCGACTTCACCGTGACGGTCTCCGGCCTGCAAGAAATCTCCTGGTGGATCCTCGGCTATGCCGACGAGGCCGAAGTGATCGAACCACTCGAACTGCGCGAGATCATTCGCCAGCGCGCCGAGCGCCTGCTCGCCGTCTACAAAAGGCCCACCTAG
- a CDS encoding TIM barrel protein has protein sequence MSASFSRRDLLRTTTGALALGSAAGWHASAQADEKRREKLVEPDFKVKHGRIRQSVMGWCFNPLPAVELAKHCREIGIVGIEGIGADHYPAVRKLGLKISLVGSHGFAKGPFNRDNHEFCLAKLRTGIDLAVENECENVITFTGMREQGISDEQGAKNCLDLWKQVIGYAEEKKVNLCLEHLNSRDGSHPMKGHPGYFGDDVDFCVDLIKQVDSPRMKLLFDIYHVQIMNGDVIRRLRQYKDVISHIHTAGNPGRCELDDKQEINYPAVMQAIIDIDFRGFVAQEFIPTWPDKIEALRHAAKVCDV, from the coding sequence ATGTCTGCTTCTTTCTCCCGCCGCGATCTGCTCCGCACTACCACCGGCGCTTTGGCGCTCGGTTCGGCCGCCGGCTGGCACGCATCAGCGCAGGCGGATGAGAAGCGGAGGGAGAAACTTGTCGAGCCGGACTTTAAGGTCAAGCATGGTCGCATTCGCCAGTCGGTCATGGGCTGGTGCTTCAATCCCCTGCCCGCCGTGGAACTGGCGAAGCACTGTCGCGAGATCGGCATTGTAGGAATCGAAGGAATTGGTGCCGATCATTACCCGGCAGTCCGCAAACTCGGGCTGAAGATTTCGCTCGTCGGCAGTCATGGTTTTGCCAAGGGGCCGTTCAATCGAGATAACCACGAGTTCTGCCTGGCCAAGCTCCGCACGGGCATCGATCTGGCCGTCGAGAACGAGTGCGAGAATGTAATTACGTTCACCGGCATGCGCGAGCAGGGGATCTCGGACGAACAAGGAGCGAAGAATTGCCTCGACCTATGGAAGCAGGTGATTGGCTATGCGGAAGAGAAGAAGGTGAATCTCTGTCTCGAACATTTGAACTCGCGCGACGGCAGCCATCCGATGAAGGGGCACCCGGGGTATTTTGGCGACGACGTCGACTTCTGCGTCGACCTGATTAAGCAAGTCGATTCGCCGCGAATGAAACTGCTGTTCGATATCTACCACGTGCAGATTATGAACGGCGATGTCATTCGCCGTCTGCGGCAATACAAAGACGTCATCAGTCACATTCACACCGCCGGCAACCCGGGGCGCTGCGAACTCGATGACAAGCAAGAGATCAATTATCCGGCCGTGATGCAGGCAATCATCGACATCGACTTTCGCGGTTTTGTGGCGCAGGAATTCATTCCCACCTGGCCCGATAAGATCGAAGCACTGCGCCACGCCGCAAAAGTTTGCGACGTGTAA
- a CDS encoding tetratricopeptide repeat protein — protein MWNRILPSVYVLLFFAWPLQAAEYKDYDAAMRAGGISLREKQVAASQEPFEAAVKLATTDKDRLKAYQALLGAYRLLPDADKMLEAQEFILRNAETTAARSLASRDVASFLHQRGKTDWAIERYEARVQKDPNDPAAVGILARVYALKPDQAQKEAIYEQKAKELNLVLAAKVAERFEKAAADSMKLAAWNWKEAATAWLEANDKVKAVAAANKAIATGPEQRTPILAYYWHVGLGDVFAKTGDTKRGIEQYEAAIASAPAAAFRQPAELKLATLKAAKP, from the coding sequence ATGTGGAACCGAATCCTCCCCTCGGTGTACGTGTTGCTGTTTTTCGCGTGGCCCCTGCAGGCAGCGGAATACAAGGATTATGACGCCGCGATGCGCGCGGGAGGCATCTCGCTGCGAGAGAAGCAGGTCGCCGCTTCACAAGAGCCCTTTGAAGCCGCGGTGAAGTTGGCCACGACCGACAAAGACCGGTTGAAGGCGTATCAAGCGCTGCTCGGCGCTTATCGATTGTTGCCTGATGCCGACAAAATGCTCGAGGCTCAGGAGTTTATCTTGCGAAATGCGGAAACGACGGCCGCCCGTTCGCTCGCCAGTCGCGATGTCGCCAGCTTTCTTCATCAGCGCGGCAAGACAGATTGGGCGATCGAGCGCTACGAAGCCCGCGTGCAAAAGGATCCCAACGATCCAGCTGCCGTTGGCATTCTGGCGCGAGTTTATGCTTTGAAGCCCGATCAGGCACAGAAGGAAGCCATCTATGAGCAGAAGGCGAAGGAGCTCAATCTCGTCTTGGCTGCGAAGGTGGCCGAACGCTTCGAGAAGGCAGCAGCCGATTCGATGAAACTTGCCGCCTGGAATTGGAAAGAAGCCGCCACTGCCTGGCTGGAGGCCAACGACAAAGTGAAAGCTGTTGCCGCGGCGAACAAAGCGATTGCTACCGGTCCCGAGCAACGGACGCCGATCCTCGCCTATTACTGGCACGTCGGACTTGGCGACGTCTTTGCCAAAACAGGCGATACCAAACGAGGCATCGAACAGTACGAGGCGGCTATTGCCAGCGCCCCAGCTGCTGCCTTTCGGCAACCCGCGGAGTTAAAGTTGGCCACACTCAAAGCAGCGAAGCCGTAG
- a CDS encoding SIS domain-containing protein, which produces MLGATLDLPTYITRLQTETARLDQAELVKLADLIYQAWENDKFVYIFGNGGSGTTASHMAEDLGKSTLRPEDLKDESKKRLKVLSLTDNLGWIMAVGNDVSYEHIFLQQLMNYGRKGDLVIAISGSGNSPNILAAVDWANRHGLTTYGLTGYSGGKLKGMQQHGLHVALDDMGMVESLHLCVFHWVLNDVFARINHEGRYAKK; this is translated from the coding sequence ATGCTCGGTGCTACGCTCGATTTGCCGACTTATATCACTCGCCTGCAAACGGAAACAGCCCGGCTCGATCAGGCTGAACTGGTCAAGCTGGCCGATTTGATTTACCAGGCTTGGGAGAACGACAAGTTCGTTTACATTTTTGGCAACGGCGGCAGCGGCACAACGGCGTCGCACATGGCCGAGGATCTCGGCAAGAGTACGCTCCGGCCCGAAGACCTCAAGGACGAATCAAAAAAGCGTTTGAAGGTTCTCAGCTTGACCGACAATCTGGGCTGGATCATGGCGGTCGGCAACGATGTCTCGTACGAGCACATCTTTTTGCAGCAGCTAATGAATTACGGACGCAAGGGGGATCTGGTCATCGCAATCAGTGGCAGCGGCAACAGCCCAAATATTCTGGCTGCCGTTGATTGGGCCAATCGCCACGGACTCACGACCTATGGTCTCACGGGTTACTCTGGTGGCAAGCTCAAGGGCATGCAGCAGCATGGGCTGCACGTTGCCTTGGATGACATGGGCATGGTCGAGAGTCTGCACCTGTGCGTTTTTCATTGGGTGCTCAACGATGTTTTCGCCCGCATCAATCACGAAGGGCGATACGCGAAGAAGTAA
- a CDS encoding transposase encodes MPRRKRSGSAGFVFHVLNRAAGGWKPFDTDDDYQAFLRVIAETQQLEPLRLLAYALMPNHWHLIVWPQTDEQLTDFMQRATTVHAQRWHQTHGTQGRGALYQGRFKAFPVQDDDHFYTVCRYVERNALRASLVSRAEDWRWSSLWQRQQQRADVTLSNWPLPLPADWCGFVNQPQTEAELDQLRKCIRLGIPFGGSEWRSTTSQQLGLSSEEGRRGRPRRPE; translated from the coding sequence ATGCCTCGGCGAAAGCGCTCCGGATCGGCAGGATTTGTCTTCCATGTACTTAATCGCGCTGCGGGTGGCTGGAAGCCTTTTGACACTGATGATGACTATCAGGCGTTTCTGCGCGTGATCGCCGAAACTCAACAACTGGAGCCGCTCAGGCTTCTCGCGTACGCCCTGATGCCTAATCACTGGCACCTGATTGTGTGGCCACAGACCGACGAGCAATTGACCGACTTTATGCAGCGAGCGACTACCGTTCATGCACAGCGCTGGCACCAAACTCACGGCACGCAAGGTCGCGGAGCACTTTACCAAGGCAGGTTTAAGGCTTTCCCGGTTCAGGATGACGATCACTTTTACACGGTATGTCGCTACGTCGAACGAAATGCTCTGAGAGCCTCGCTTGTCTCGCGCGCTGAGGATTGGCGTTGGTCGAGCCTGTGGCAACGCCAACAGCAGCGGGCCGACGTAACATTATCAAATTGGCCGCTGCCGTTGCCCGCAGACTGGTGCGGCTTTGTGAATCAACCGCAAACAGAAGCGGAGCTAGATCAGCTGCGAAAGTGCATTCGCCTTGGTATTCCCTTCGGTGGCTCGGAATGGCGATCGACGACATCCCAACAACTCGGTCTCTCCAGCGAAGAAGGCCGCCGTGGCCGCCCTCGCCGTCCCGAATAG
- a CDS encoding TolC family protein, which translates to MTRHNQSWRWVLVGMLLALSGCHPTQPFYLHDDGDLSHYIGKATQQETPDLQQAPLADAALSHAPFTLSNPEYKEIWELSLEEVVSISLANTKLIRGGQPVRLQNGTLFAGTQEGNLLQLGTRSFASIYSPAIQESNPGFQNDGATVDGGVNNSQLGVEAALSAFDAQLSIVGNGPGGANAFLNYTDRPRNIASANPTFPFITKTVDGGLTSSISKQSAEGTTYTVRNNTAYNRGFNFGQNVQPLVSTWTTTMEVEARHPLLRGRGTLINRMPVVIARIGNDIEILNLQGQLQDMLNNIEVRYWDLYLSYRNLETAKVGRDSALITWRIVYAKYKGGVEDLQAEAQAREQYYAFRAQVETALRELYNNENELRLLMGLAATDGRLIRPKDDPNLARVNFDWTEIMAESIARRPELISKRWEIKQRELELILARNRLLPQLDVGGVYRWVGLGDDLINADRNGLNFPAPGSTAVDELTEGNYQEWGLFGSFTMPIGFRRELAGVRHAQLRLAREKASLDDMELDVNVGLSKAVRNLDANYQLAQTNANRWVAAQTEVEVVQNQYELDKVTLDLVLEAQRRRAQAQNAFWVSVAEYNKSIADLHTRKGSILEYNGISMEEGPWPEKAYFDALQRARERDAGIYFDYGWTRPSVISRGETPNSSGALHSTTMEGMPSEVGFEELPGSSRVQAIETGSSQDAAPMMQADPAPTIESVPALPPASLPAQPNLGDATSVQPATGKTGNPLRGAATASLRRETASVKSAVANSPAAKTDANVSPAGYTQANSDAAPNYEAYFRGQDTIADKN; encoded by the coding sequence ATGACCCGCCACAATCAATCTTGGCGCTGGGTGTTAGTGGGAATGCTGCTCGCGTTGTCGGGCTGCCATCCCACCCAACCCTTCTATCTGCACGATGATGGCGACCTGTCGCATTACATCGGTAAGGCGACTCAACAGGAAACGCCCGACTTGCAGCAAGCTCCGCTGGCCGATGCAGCGCTCTCACACGCGCCGTTCACGCTCAGCAATCCCGAGTACAAAGAGATTTGGGAACTCTCGCTGGAAGAGGTCGTCTCGATCTCGCTGGCGAATACCAAGCTCATTCGCGGTGGCCAGCCCGTACGGTTGCAAAATGGCACCCTGTTCGCCGGTACGCAAGAAGGTAACTTGCTGCAACTCGGCACCCGGTCGTTCGCTTCGATCTACAGCCCCGCCATTCAAGAATCGAATCCCGGCTTTCAGAACGATGGCGCCACGGTCGACGGCGGCGTGAACAACTCGCAGCTCGGTGTGGAAGCCGCTCTCTCGGCCTTTGATGCTCAGCTGAGCATCGTCGGCAATGGTCCTGGTGGAGCCAACGCTTTCCTCAACTACACCGATCGTCCTCGTAACATCGCTTCGGCCAACCCGACCTTTCCCTTCATCACCAAGACCGTCGATGGCGGTTTGACCAGCTCGATCAGCAAGCAATCGGCAGAAGGCACGACCTACACCGTCCGCAACAACACTGCTTACAACCGCGGTTTCAACTTCGGCCAGAACGTGCAACCCCTCGTCAGCACCTGGACGACAACGATGGAGGTCGAAGCTCGTCACCCGCTGCTCCGTGGTCGTGGCACGCTCATCAACCGCATGCCTGTGGTGATTGCCCGTATCGGCAACGATATCGAAATCCTCAACCTGCAAGGCCAGTTGCAGGACATGCTCAACAACATCGAAGTCCGTTACTGGGACTTGTATCTCTCCTATCGCAACCTGGAAACCGCCAAGGTCGGTCGCGATAGTGCCCTCATCACCTGGCGCATCGTGTATGCCAAGTACAAGGGTGGTGTCGAAGACTTGCAAGCCGAAGCTCAGGCTCGCGAACAGTACTACGCCTTCCGCGCTCAGGTCGAAACGGCCCTGCGGGAACTCTACAACAACGAAAACGAACTTCGCCTGCTGATGGGCCTGGCTGCCACCGATGGCCGCCTGATCCGCCCGAAGGATGATCCGAACCTGGCTCGCGTCAATTTCGATTGGACCGAGATCATGGCCGAGTCGATCGCTCGTCGTCCAGAACTGATCAGCAAGCGTTGGGAAATCAAGCAGCGTGAATTGGAATTGATCCTCGCCCGCAACCGCCTGCTGCCGCAGTTGGATGTCGGTGGTGTGTATCGCTGGGTCGGTCTGGGCGATGACTTGATCAACGCGGACCGCAACGGTTTGAACTTCCCTGCTCCTGGTTCGACCGCTGTCGACGAACTGACGGAAGGCAACTATCAGGAATGGGGCTTGTTCGGGTCGTTCACCATGCCGATCGGTTTCCGCCGCGAACTGGCCGGTGTGCGTCACGCTCAGTTGCGTCTCGCTCGTGAAAAGGCCTCGCTCGACGATATGGAACTCGACGTTAACGTCGGTCTCTCGAAGGCCGTGCGAAACCTCGACGCCAACTATCAGCTGGCTCAGACCAACGCCAACCGTTGGGTGGCCGCTCAGACAGAAGTCGAAGTGGTGCAGAACCAGTACGAACTCGACAAGGTCACGCTCGACCTGGTGCTCGAAGCTCAGCGTCGTCGGGCCCAAGCTCAAAACGCGTTCTGGGTTTCGGTGGCTGAATACAACAAGTCGATCGCGGACCTGCACACTCGCAAGGGTTCGATCCTCGAATACAACGGCATCAGCATGGAAGAAGGCCCTTGGCCAGAGAAGGCTTACTTCGATGCGTTGCAACGTGCTCGCGAACGTGACGCAGGTATCTACTTCGATTATGGTTGGACTCGCCCCAGCGTGATTAGCCGCGGCGAAACACCAAACTCGTCCGGTGCCCTGCACTCGACCACCATGGAAGGCATGCCGAGCGAAGTCGGATTCGAAGAACTGCCGGGCAGCAGCCGCGTGCAGGCTATCGAAACGGGTTCGAGCCAGGATGCTGCTCCCATGATGCAGGCCGATCCTGCTCCGACGATTGAATCGGTTCCGGCCTTGCCACCGGCTTCGTTGCCCGCTCAGCCCAACCTGGGCGACGCAACTTCGGTTCAACCGGCCACTGGCAAGACTGGCAATCCACTGCGGGGTGCAGCCACCGCTTCGCTCCGCCGTGAGACGGCCAGTGTGAAATCTGCCGTCGCGAATTCGCCAGCGGCCAAGACGGATGCTAACGTATCTCCAGCCGGATATACTCAAGCCAACAGCGACGCCGCACCGAATTACGAAGCCTATTTCCGTGGTCAAGACACCATCGCTGACAAAAATTAG